The Pirellulales bacterium genome includes the window CGATTTCTTTGCCGTAGCGGCCGTTGGCCACTTCGGGAGCCATGTAGTGGACCGTGCCAACGCTCCCGGTTTGACCGCTGCGGCGGCTGCAGGAGATGAACTTCGACAGGCCGTAATCGCCAATTTTGATGATGCCTTCGTCAACGAAAATGTTGCCCGGCTTCAAGTCACGGTGGACGATGCCGTGATCGTGCAAGTAGGCGACGCCGGCGGCAAGTCCGTGCATCCAGGCGAGCGCTTCTTCGACCGGCAAGCCGTTCGGCTGACGCTGCAAGACGTCTTCGAGCGACTCGCCCGACATCAACTCCATGACAACCCAATGGTCGTCATGGGCGTCTTGCCGCACGTCGTACAGCGCAAGCAAATTGGGATGCTTGAGATTCAAGCAGTGGTTGACGCCGCGTAGCTCGACGTCCCAATTACGGCGAATCAGCTTGAGCGCGACCTCTTTGCCGGCGTCGCTGGTCGCATAATAGACTTCGCCAAAGCCGCCGTGCCCGATGCCGCGTTTGAGCGTGTAGCCTTGCAAGGGCTTGGCGCCGCTGGCGTAAGTAAACCTTCCAACGGGCGCGGACGGAACTGGTGAGCCCGACGGGCCAGCGTCGGAATCGGCCGTGTTCGCAACTTTGGTGGCGTGGAGGTTCATGGTGGAAGCGATTAGCTTTTAGCTGACAAACTCTGAATCACCTACCTATATTGTGCGTCAGATTTACGCTACTTGGAATGATCACTTTGCCGCAGTATTTCGGCGAAATTGGCTAAAAGCTAATAACTAACCGCGAAAAGCTATCAGCTTCCAAACGGTTCGATCGCAAACGCAAACTCTGCTCCTTCCACCCGCGATTTCGGTCGCAAGATGCAGCGGCCTTGCTTGCTCGCCCCATCGACCGAAAATTTGGCCGATGTGCGGCAACCCAGCACATGGCCGTTACGAAATAGTACCATTTCATCCTGCCAGCGATGTGCCACGATGTGGCTGATTTTCGCTGGGCCAATGACGCACGAATCGGCCATTAACAGCACGGCATCGGTCGAGGGCTGTGTCCGATGGCGGCTGACGAACTCGAGCTTGGCGGTACTGCTCAGGGGATGGGGCTTCAAAAACCGCAAGCGAACTCCTTCGCCCAACTCGATCGCTGAGCCGTCGTACAGCGGCGCGGTTCCATGGATTGCGCGCCCATCGACTTTCGTCGATCGCACGGCTTCGATTGTGTAGCCTTCTCCTTCGCGGCGAACAATCGCATGACGCCGTGAGAGATCGGCCAGGATCGGCACATCGGGATTGACGTCCGACGACGGCTGGCCGATGGCGATTTCGCTGCCCAAGCAGACCAAATATCCGCCGACAGCATCGACCCACAGCAGCATCCGATCTGGCATGTGGTTCGAAGAAGTCATGACCACATTCCTCCAATCCACGAGCCGCGCAAGCCGAGGCCACCAGGCTTGTGCTGGTCGAACTGACCACGAACTTGGCATTGGGCGTACCATATCAGCCTACATTCGGGTGTGGAGTGTCGGAAGGGATTCGCGAGGGTTCCAGGTTCGGAGTTCAGGGTTCAGCGGGGGCACGGGCAAGCGTAGCCTACCTGTGCCGAACTGCCTATCGATGTGCAGTTGCACGCCTGCTCAAACCGCACGCGGGCGGATTGCGATTGCCCATGTCACCCCACTGTCTTCGTCCAACGATTACGTTTCGTCGAACGAGTTCGACGCATTGGCGACTTCGATCGTTGCTTCCTTGCCGCCGTTGAGATAGTTCGTCACCTTTTCGACAATATTGTCGGTCGACGGTTCGCTTACCGGAATTTCCGATTGGAATTCGCCTTCGGCATGAACCAGCTTCTCTTCAACGCTCAGTCGCGAACGCAGTTCATCGATCAGCTCTTTGACGCGGCCGAGATGGCTGTCGTCGAAGCTGCAATTGCTGGACGTTTGGGCGACTTCCACCATCTTCGATCGCGCTTGAAGGTTCTCCACTTCAACCTCAAGCTTTCGCTTCGCTGTCAACATGCCTTCGAGCTTTTGTCGCGCTGCATCGAGGGCTTGCAGGCGTGCGGTGTGCATGTCGCGCAGGCTATTCAGTGTGGCATCGCTGGTTTGAAAGCGGTCGAAACGGTTCGCCAAGTCGGTTTTCACCTGCTTCAAAGTATAGCTGCGGCCGGCAAAATGAAATGTCTCTTTGCCGCTGCTGGCTTGAGTGCGCAGCGACGCTAGCTCGGAACGGTCTGTTTCTTGCTTCTTCTCCAAGCGGGCGATTTCTCGCGCTAGTCGCTCGACTTCGACTTCTTCCTTCGCAATGACCTGCATATTCTTGCGAACTTCTGGCATGATCGCTTTGACCATGCCACGGGCTCGTTCGATTTCAAAATCGACGGGTACTGCGCTCTTGACCGAATCTCTTACCCAGCCGCCCGCCGTACGAACGTAGCTCGCGGCGTGGCGACCGAAAACCAAGAAACCAACCACGGCTACTGCCAAGCCGCTAAACAAAATTCGACGAAACATGGGAGGGCCTCCAAGAAAAACGAAAAAGGGAACTGGTGGTTTGGTCCATGGTCAGTGGTCGGTTGTCCGCTGCTGGCGCCTTGTTGCAACGAACCACGGACAACTGCCACGCCACGCCAAAACGCCAATAACCCCGGCTGGCGGGCCGGGGTCGTTGGCAAACGCTGGCGACATCAAACCCATCAGAATTTGAGCCGCCACTAGTCTTGTTCGCCGCTCTGACGAGTATCTTGGGAAAGTCAGAAATATTTTCCGCAAAATTTTCTGAGGCTCGATTTCGGATACAATTTTGGCAGTTCGAGCCTTTTTGGAGTCGTCATGTCCGATTTATTTGCCAGCGAACTGGTCGATAAGATTCATTCCACCGGCCGGCAGATGGTGGTCGCCATCACCGGCGGCGGTAGCCGGGCGATTGCGGAATTGCTGGAAGTGCCGGGAGGTTCGCGGACACTTTTAGAAGCGGTCGTTCCTTACTCGTCCGAGGCGCTCATTCAGTTTCTACGGGGCGAGCCTGAACAGTATTGTTCGACATCGACCGCACGAGCCATGGCGATGGCGGCGTATCAACGGGGCGAAGCCTTGCGTGGCTCGTCCCTTCTGGCGTCGTCCAACCTGCTGTCATGCGATAGGGAAAGCGCGTGTGAATTCTCGGCCGCAGGTGGTGGCACAGCGCAAAATCCAGCGATGGGCATCGGCTGCACGGCAAGTCTTGTTAGCGATCGGCCGAAGCAAGGGGCGCATCGGGTGCATGTGGCCTGCCAGACAGCAGACATCACTTCGACACATTCTTTGCAATTGAAGAAGGGTAGCCGCGGGCGATCCGACGAAGAAGCCATTGCCGCTGCGATGGTACTCAATGCGATAGCGGATGCGGTTGGCGTGAAGGAGCGGCTGCCATTGCCGCTGGTTGATTCTGAAGTTATTGAGTCCCTGCGCACCGTGGCGCCGGAAAGCTGGCGAGAATTGTTTCTTGGGCTGACAAATGTGGTCGAGGCATTTCCTTCGCTCAGCGACCGAAACCGGGGAGAGATAAGCGAACAATTGCCACCTCCCCAGGCAGTGTTTCCCGGGGCATTTCATCCGCTCCATCGCGGGCATCGCCAAATCGCGGAAATTGCTGCGCGGCGATTGAATGTGCCGGTGCATTTTGAAATCTCCGTCCAAAATGTCGATAAGCTGCCGCTCGACTATACGGCCATGCAGCAGCGGGCCGCGCAGTTCGAAAACAGCGGGCATCCACTCTGGTTCACGTGGGCGCCGACGTTTGCAGAGAAGGCGGCCATTTTTCCCGGGGCGATGTTCATCGTGGGAGCCGACACGCTCTTGCGGATTGGCCTGCCGCAATACTATCGCGATGACTCCGCCCTTGCTGCTGCGGCGATCCGCTCGATTGCCGAGCGTGGTTGCCGATTCTTGGTGTTTGGACGAGTCGTCGCCGGCAAGTTCCAAACGCTCGACGACTTGAGCTTGCCGCCATCGCTGCGAAACCTATGCCATGCAGTGCCGGCGGAAGAATTTCGAGCGGATTTGTCGTCGACCCAGTTGCGGCGAGAAGGCACGGGCGCGTAGGAGACGAAGCCCTTCGTCGAAATCCAAAGGCGCGCCGCTCGTCGGCGAAAAGGATTCCCCTCCTTAGATGCTTTCGACCTCGCGCGACAGAAATTCCATTGCTTCTTCAAAGTCGGCCTGCAGGCGCATAAAGCGTTTGCGGTCGCCGCCGCGGTCGGGGTGGAGCAACTTCACTTTTGTCCGATAGGCTTTCAAAAGCTGTTCGCGACTGCACGGCAATTGCACTCCCAGGGCCGACATGCAGCGCGGAGTCTGGCCGCGGGCCCAGCGTGGGAAATGCGGCAAATGGTCCGCGATCACCACCAATGCCCGGCGCAGCGAGCGAATCCAAGCCCGCACATCAATGGCGAGAAATATGTGGCCAGAAATTACCACGGCAAACAGCGTGCCGAGCACCAAGCAGCAGATTGCCACATCCAATGCATCGGGAAAACTGTGGCTGGCGGCCAGGAGCATAAGTGCAATGATCGGTGGAGTGAATCGAGACGATTCAATTAGTATTGGTTGCGTTGCCGTTCAATCTTCGCTGCGCAGCGCGAAGAGTCCATCGTTCATGCTGCCGTATGTTCCAACCCCGAGCCTTCGCCAAAATAGTATTTCCTGGCGTCAGGATTATTCAACACCTCGTCCGCGCTGCCGTGGCAGAGAACTTTTCCGCTGCGAATGACGTAGCTCCGGTCGGTGATGGCGAGCGTCTCTCGTTCGCGGTGGTCGGTGATCAGAATGGCGATACCATCATCGCGCAGCCGCACGATGATTTTTTGAATGCTATTGATCGTCACCGGATCGATCCCTGTGAAAGGCTCGTCGAGCAGGATGATCTTGGGATTGGAAATCAGTGAGCGGGCGATTTCGAGTCGCCGCTTTTCGCCGCCGGAAATATACAGTGCCTTGGACTTGCGGATGCGCTGAATGTCAAACTGGTCGAGCAAATGTTCGCACAGCTTGCGGCGCGCCGCACGGTCCATGCCCAGCATTTCCATCACCGCCAGCAGATTGTCCTGCACCGACAGCTTGCGAAACACGCTTTGTTCCTGAGCCAAGTAGCCCATTCCGCCATCGCGGGCGCGAAGAAACATGGGCCAGCGCGTGACGTCTTTGCCGCCGAGCACCACGCGGCCGGCGTCGGGTTCGATCAGTCCGCAAGTCATTCGGAAGCTGGTCGTCTTGCCGGCGCCGTTGGGGCCGAGCAAACCGACAATCTCGCCGGAATCCACTTGAAAGTCGACGCCATCGACGACGCGACGGCGGCCGTAGGTTTTCACCAGTCCGGAAACTTCCAAGAGCGGCATCGTTCGATCCTCCATGATATTCTGGGTAGGCGGTCGGCGGCGACGGCGTGAGAC containing:
- a CDS encoding FHA domain-containing protein is translated as MTSSNHMPDRMLLWVDAVGGYLVCLGSEIAIGQPSSDVNPDVPILADLSRRHAIVRREGEGYTIEAVRSTKVDGRAIHGTAPLYDGSAIELGEGVRLRFLKPHPLSSTAKLEFVSRHRTQPSTDAVLLMADSCVIGPAKISHIVAHRWQDEMVLFRNGHVLGCRTSAKFSVDGASKQGRCILRPKSRVEGAEFAFAIEPFGS
- a CDS encoding J domain-containing protein translates to MLLAASHSFPDALDVAICCLVLGTLFAVVISGHIFLAIDVRAWIRSLRRALVVIADHLPHFPRWARGQTPRCMSALGVQLPCSREQLLKAYRTKVKLLHPDRGGDRKRFMRLQADFEEAMEFLSREVESI
- the lptB gene encoding LPS export ABC transporter ATP-binding protein is translated as MEDRTMPLLEVSGLVKTYGRRRVVDGVDFQVDSGEIVGLLGPNGAGKTTSFRMTCGLIEPDAGRVVLGGKDVTRWPMFLRARDGGMGYLAQEQSVFRKLSVQDNLLAVMEMLGMDRAARRKLCEHLLDQFDIQRIRKSKALYISGGEKRRLEIARSLISNPKIILLDEPFTGIDPVTINSIQKIIVRLRDDGIAILITDHRERETLAITDRSYVIRSGKVLCHGSADEVLNNPDARKYYFGEGSGLEHTAA